The Oryza glaberrima chromosome 5, OglaRS2, whole genome shotgun sequence DNA segment acGATACGTGCATCATTATTTACAATGATCAATAATGATTCATAGACCACTTAATTTCCACCGAGATGTGGTAACCAATTAAGGAGTACTAACAGTCAATCTTAATTTGATGAGTGCATATATTAACTTGATCTcaacatcgatcgatcatgtCTTGGGTACTGTTCCTCCCGAGCTGTTCAAGAATGAGTCCACCACCTCAACCTCTTGTCCACTGGGCAAGAACTTCATGCACATCGGCGGTAGCACCTTGAACATGTTGAGCAACGCCGATGGCAGCGTGAAGAGCCCCTCGCCGCAGATCAAgcccgccgcgacggcggccgacAGGATCTCGGCGCTCATGGTGTCGATCTTCTTccagaggagcagcagcaggccgCCCAGGCACATGTCGAGGGTGAAGTACGACCCGGCGAAGAACGGCAGCGCGATCACCGTCATGCTCGGGATGTAGAGGTGGAGCCTCCACCCCTTGAGCTGCGAGACCAGCACCATGGCGTCGATGGCGATGGTCACCAGGACGGCGATGACGCAGAGCTCGACGCAGTACTTTGGGAGGCCCTTCACCCCTCCCATGCCGATGATGCAGATGGCGCGGTACAGCCCGGCGTAGGGGCACGGGTAGACGGAGTCCTTGGACCCCAGCGGCGCCCCGGGCTTCGCCGCCTTCTCGAACGCGCGGAAGATGCAGGGGCTGACCACGGAGCTGAGCGCCACGCCGAACACCTGCCCGGCGATCATGGCGCGCGGCGACGTCAGCGTCATGTGCGCCGACTTGAGGTCCTGCATCGCCTGCGACGAGACGTGCAGCGACGCCATGgtgatcccgctgacgaggaggcTGGCGACGATGGCGCCCGGCCTGGCGATCCACGCCGCGAAGATGAAGGGGGAGAACTTGGCGTAGGTGTTCGACACCGACCAATCGGTGAGCCCCGTCGCGTAGGTGTTGCAGAAGCCGACCACGGGTATGGCGAGGTAGAGCACGCCGACGTGGTAGTACTTGATCTGGTCGAACATGGCCGGCATCGCGACCATGCTGATGGCCGTCCATGCGACGTAGGCCGCCACCGGCACGAACATTGGGATCTTGCTGGACAAGAACATCTCGATCCTTTTGCGTTCGTCGTAGTTCATGCTAGGGTTCTTGCTGATGTAGCTGGCCAGCCCTGACGTTTGCTGTTGTTGTTGCCTTATATGGTAGAAGTTAATTGCAGCTGAAGTCACGAGTATCAGAAAGTTTATCAGGCCGTCAGTGACGATCAGTGTCACGCTGATGAACACCTGCCATGTAAGTTTATATccattggagaaaaaaaaaacaagaagtttAGAATAGTTCGTGTCACTAGTGAAAAACTACCAAAATTAATATGGCTTTCATCCACCGCATGCATATATCTGGAAATTATATCAGAAGGTTTGTTCAAGTTATAAATTGGATACATGGATCATGACAAAAATTCTAATATACGAGGTATTACTATACTTGATACCTTCATATGCATTTCAATTAGTACTACTCccccgttttataatgtaagtttttctagcattgctcatattcatatagatatgagcaatgctagaaagacttatattatgaaacggaggaagtagctattAATTTGTGGGACAAAATTCTTTCCGTGCATTGGTTAGTACGTACCACAAAATGAGTGAGATAAAATCTTATTAGATGATCCAACAATTGATATGATCTTATTAtttacgtatatatatatttattgtttCTCTGAGTTCCTCAGTTTTGAGGCTTGGAGTTTAAGAACTCTCGTAACTTTCGGCTATCTGTGGATAAAGAGGTAGGTCGGATTTTTATCCATTATATTAAGAAAAGAAATGTACCTTGTATCCATTGAGTCCGTCTAAGTTTGAAGGGCTATCAGTTTGATACCACTCCCCATGTTTAGTTTCAAGGTAAGGATATAGAAATCCCCAAGAGATGATGGCCCCGAAAAGTAACCCAAAATTGACTATATGTGGGCACATCATTCCTACACCAATATATGTTGCAGAGAAATCAATGTAGAATCTGTAGGCACACACAACACAATATGTTAGTAATTCAGACGCTTATatcctttaaaatatatttaaatttgtaCATGGATTTACTGAGATCTGCATCAATTCCTACAATTAGCAGCAATTCGATGGTTCCATAATCCGTAAGACCATCTTCCATCGATGAAATCAGGACTACATTTTTTATTGTCTACCCCCCTAAATCTGCAGACCAGATTGAGCAATATATTCAGTCTCACAGTTTCACATGACATGTATGGCCCAATTGTCTAGCTAGCTATTCTGAAAACTCCTTGCCACTTTTCTCTAGTTATCAGCATAATaactatattggcattaaatatTGTGAAATTACTAATTGTTTCTTACATATTTAATCATTTCTGTTTTGGAAATGGATACACAACTTATATACAAATTGTTAAGAGAATTTCGTGATACgctatatgtatagatatataattttctgTGTGACCGTTCTAGATCATCTGTTGATGATACTATGTTGATACTCAATCATTGACTAAtaccattattttaaaaaaggaatataGCTATCACCTGCGTTTATATAGTTCCAGTCCAAACGTTGGAAAGCTTGAAAATCCACAACCACTGCCTGAAGAATAGAACCATTGGAATATAGACCAAGAAAAACTACCAAAAAATACTTTGAAAATAGTCATAACCTGCATTCTGTTGACATAAAAATATTAGtgcaaaaaatatgaatatatagtTAAATGAAATTCAGTGTTTTAATTTTCACTAAAAAGACAAGACTTCATTACTTTGCTATATAAGCACCTTCAGGAGTGTGAAAGCTATTAATAAGGTGTCCTATGACCGATCCTGTTGGGAATAGTAATTGGTAGTCGATAATCATGATCTACAGTAGAACGAAACAACTCATAAATTATATTTAAGAATGAGAATAATGCAAAACTATTAAGAATgataatatataaatacaaaacTATACTATTAGAAATGGATATCCCTCTCATTGCATTAAGAATTTAGACATGCTTGTAACATCACTTTACAGGCCTAcatattaattaagtactaaatgggtaaaaatatagcaattaaTAGGGAATGCTAACTTCATGTAACGTATTGATGGGTGTACTGACCAAACATGACTAAATGCATGTTGAATTTTATAGAAATAACTAAGTTAAGTTGAttcagggggtgtttagatatatgggtgtaaagttttggcgtgtcacatcgaatatacgaacacacatttgaagtattaaacgtagactaataacaaaacaaattacagattcctcctgtaaactacgagacgaatttattaagtctaattaatccgtcattagcaaatgtttactgtagcatcacattgtcaaatcatggagcaattaggcttaaaagatccgtctcgcaatttacacgcaatctgtgtaattagttatttttttcgtttatatttaatactccatgcatgtgtctaaacattcgatgtgacatagtgaaaaattttgccagtgaatctaaacaggccctcacTAATATAGCATATAGGATGGAATACATATTTTAGTTGTAGGCTTGTAGGATGTAACTTTGACCACtaaaatatgtacatattttaGTTGTAGGCTGTGTTCGCTATTTCTAGTTCCAAACCAGATCAGTAACGCACGAAAAAcagagcagtccattagcatgtgattaattaagtattagtttttttttcaaaaatggattaatttgatttttttaagcaactttcatatagaaactgtTTGCAAAAAACGaaccatttaatagtttgaaaagtgtgcgcgtggaaaacgagggagagaggttgggaaaaggggtgcCGAACCCAACCTAACTTCCGTATAGCTTCTCATACtaatgcatatatgaaaaaaaatatttacaccATGAAAGAACATCAGCACCACTTTCTAATTCTTGCCCTGCTTTTACATGAaggctaagggtgtgtttgagaaggaggggattgaggagattgggaagatacgtaaaacgaggtgagccattagcacataattaattgagtattaattattttaaacttcaaaaatggattaatatgatttttttaaagcaactttcctatataaattttttacaaaatacacaccgtttagtagttcgggaaacgtgcgcgcggaaaataaaactatctttctctcttcctcctgcgctcgaacgcagcctaagcCATCGTGTCAGTAAATGCAACTCGATGACAAAGAAAGCTTAATGATTATTAAAGCGTATATTGTTAACTTATAGGAATG contains these protein-coding regions:
- the LOC127774683 gene encoding probable metal-nicotianamine transporter YSL4; this translates as MDASIGDPRLTSVEAAFEKNPLPGFSWLVTPRAMAVAVLLGIVFCFVGMRIQMMTGFVPALNMPVTVLSFFLLKVLARQLQKWRLTVVPFTRQENMFLITCVITCLNLAITGGFATALTGMGTIVAKTLADDLDPRDIIDYIPTGKLIIYFFLIGMAGVLSNIPLNQIMIIDYQLLFPTGSVIGHLINSFHTPEGAYIAKMQVMTIFKVFFGSFSWSIFQWFYSSGSGCGFSSFPTFGLELYKRRFYIDFSATYIGVGMMCPHIVNFGLLFGAIISWGFLYPYLETKHGEWYQTDSPSNLDGLNGYKVFISVTLIVTDGLINFLILVTSAAINFYHIRQQQQQTSGLASYISKNPSMNYDERKRIEMFLSSKIPMFVPVAAYVAWTAISMVAMPAMFDQIKYYHVGVLYLAIPVVGFCNTYATGLTDWSVSNTYAKFSPFIFAAWIARPGAIVASLLVSGITMASLHVSSQAMQDLKSAHMTLTSPRAMIAGQVFGVALSSVVSPCIFRAFEKAAKPGAPLGSKDSVYPCPYAGLYRAICIIGMGGVKGLPKYCVELCVIAVLVTIAIDAMVLVSQLKGWRLHLYIPSMTVIALPFFAGSYFTLDMCLGGLLLLLWKKIDTMSAEILSAAVAAGLICGEGLFTLPSALLNMFKVLPPMCMKFLPSGQEVEVVDSFLNSSGGTVPKT